The proteins below come from a single Halostagnicola larsenii XH-48 genomic window:
- a CDS encoding helix-turn-helix transcriptional regulator: protein MRLSTALTLALVALLVASTFGSVAASPISSSTGADRSPAQYTVATTFQDSDMQFDAADPKQSFRLNITESGDAEWTVESRFLLTDDSEVEQFEEFATEYTASNEFPIEAFEQANANADESIDREMAIKDERWDEPRTEAPNDDELEMIESDDDIETDNASIGVISYSFTWTNFGYVDGDRIYVNDVFESEHGDLLPFLNSNQQLVIQTPPEYEGVTPGSEDGTYVWDGPVELTDEPDLVFLSSGGSAPFPTLGWVGGILAVLAVAFGVSGYLLAQRRSDLEPLIDRIPDISVPGVDSNRDSGHVTDGDSFTAAGSAQSGGDRLAASESRDAELEFTEDEEVDPSLLSDEERVHRMLSKNGGRMKQATIVKETGWSNAKVSQLLSKMDDDDEIEKLRIGRENLITHPEVDPTEID, encoded by the coding sequence ATGCGGTTATCGACCGCCCTCACGCTTGCCCTCGTCGCCCTCCTCGTTGCGTCAACGTTCGGATCGGTGGCCGCTTCCCCGATCTCTTCGTCGACCGGAGCGGACCGCTCTCCCGCACAGTACACCGTCGCGACAACCTTTCAGGATTCGGATATGCAATTCGACGCTGCGGACCCGAAACAGTCCTTTCGCCTCAATATAACAGAGTCAGGGGATGCAGAGTGGACGGTCGAGAGCCGATTCCTCCTCACGGACGACAGTGAAGTCGAACAGTTCGAAGAGTTCGCGACCGAGTACACCGCCAGTAACGAATTCCCGATCGAGGCGTTCGAGCAGGCTAACGCGAACGCCGATGAGTCGATCGATCGAGAGATGGCGATCAAGGACGAACGCTGGGACGAGCCCCGAACTGAAGCACCGAACGATGACGAACTCGAGATGATCGAAAGCGACGACGACATAGAGACCGACAACGCGTCGATCGGCGTCATTTCGTATTCGTTCACGTGGACGAATTTCGGCTACGTAGATGGCGATCGGATCTACGTCAACGACGTTTTCGAGAGCGAGCACGGTGATTTGTTACCATTTCTCAACAGTAATCAGCAACTCGTTATCCAGACTCCCCCCGAATACGAGGGAGTGACGCCCGGCAGTGAGGACGGCACCTACGTCTGGGACGGCCCCGTCGAGTTAACTGACGAGCCAGATCTCGTCTTCCTGTCGTCGGGCGGATCGGCTCCATTCCCGACTCTGGGGTGGGTTGGAGGCATACTCGCCGTACTTGCAGTCGCGTTCGGTGTTAGCGGGTATTTGCTCGCCCAGCGGCGTTCGGATCTCGAGCCGTTGATCGATCGCATTCCGGATATTTCCGTGCCTGGAGTCGACTCGAATCGTGACTCCGGTCACGTCACTGACGGTGACTCGTTCACTGCGGCTGGCTCCGCCCAGTCGGGGGGTGACAGGTTGGCAGCTTCTGAATCCCGCGATGCCGAACTCGAGTTCACCGAGGACGAGGAAGTCGACCCGTCGCTTTTGAGCGACGAAGAACGCGTTCACAGGATGCTCAGCAAAAACGGTGGTCGGATGAAACAGGCGACGATCGTCAAAGAGACCGGCTGGTCGAACGCGAAGGTGTCTCAACTGCTCTCGAAGATGGACGACGACGACGAAATCGAGAAGCTTCGGATCGGTCGCGAGAACCTCATCACGCATCCGGAAGTCGACCCGACAGAAATCGACTGA
- a CDS encoding cysteine hydrolase family protein → MAPFASDDPVALLLIDVQRGFDDPVYGERNNPEAETRIGELLSRWRETERPIVHVKHCSSEPDSPLRPDKPGNAFKSVGEPREGEQVVEKRVNGAFVGTNLESWLRERSIETIVCCGFTTDHCVSTTTRMAENRGFDPFVVADATATFEREGYDGRAFDAEATHQHALAHLREEFATILETDALLD, encoded by the coding sequence ATGGCACCGTTCGCGAGCGACGATCCGGTCGCGCTCCTCCTCATCGACGTCCAGCGCGGGTTCGACGATCCGGTCTACGGCGAGCGAAACAATCCGGAAGCGGAGACGCGGATCGGCGAGTTACTCTCGCGGTGGCGCGAGACCGAACGGCCGATCGTTCACGTCAAACACTGCTCGAGCGAACCCGATTCACCGCTTCGGCCGGACAAACCCGGGAACGCGTTCAAATCCGTCGGCGAGCCACGCGAGGGGGAGCAGGTCGTCGAAAAACGGGTCAACGGCGCGTTCGTCGGGACGAATCTCGAGTCGTGGTTACGGGAGCGATCGATCGAGACGATCGTGTGCTGTGGATTCACGACCGATCATTGCGTGTCGACGACGACCCGAATGGCCGAGAACCGCGGCTTCGATCCGTTCGTCGTCGCCGACGCCACGGCGACGTTCGAACGCGAGGGGTACGACGGCCGGGCCTTCGACGCGGAGGCGACCCACCAGCACGCGCTGGCGCACCTTCGAGAGGAGTTCGCGACGATCCTCGAGACCGATGCGCTCCTCGACTGA
- a CDS encoding radical SAM protein, which produces MISKGCEQCAKGGKMVLFVYGYCDQRDCFYCPLGESRKNVTDVYANERLVEDDEDVLTEAHRMDALGTSITGGEPQEALERTCHYLELLKDEFGEDHHTHLYTGITGGRENMRRLSEAGLDEIRFHPPLEQWGDLHGTEWEEILYIAREEGLTPAFEIPGIRPEPEFLEFLDEGAAEFCNINEFEMSHGNFRRMQAEGYELKEDHMSAVDNDRETILEVMGDHERTYFCTSVFKDAAQHRRRLKRAARNVRREFDDITDDGTLVYGKTKTDPSRFVDLGVPEEFYTVKTNHVEVAWWLLEEMIDEGDLEDGEIVEQYPTYDGQVVERTPLA; this is translated from the coding sequence ATGATTTCGAAGGGCTGTGAGCAGTGTGCGAAAGGCGGCAAGATGGTGCTGTTCGTCTACGGTTACTGCGACCAGCGCGACTGCTTTTACTGCCCGCTCGGCGAGTCTCGCAAGAACGTCACGGACGTCTACGCGAACGAACGACTCGTCGAGGACGACGAGGACGTCCTCACGGAAGCCCATCGGATGGACGCGCTCGGAACGTCGATCACGGGCGGAGAACCCCAGGAGGCCCTCGAACGAACCTGTCACTACCTCGAACTACTCAAAGACGAGTTCGGCGAGGACCACCACACCCACCTCTATACCGGCATCACGGGTGGACGGGAGAACATGCGTCGGCTCTCAGAGGCCGGCCTCGACGAAATTCGGTTCCACCCGCCGCTCGAGCAGTGGGGCGACCTCCACGGAACCGAGTGGGAGGAGATTCTCTATATCGCACGCGAAGAAGGACTGACGCCCGCCTTCGAAATTCCCGGCATCCGCCCCGAACCGGAGTTCCTCGAATTCCTCGACGAAGGGGCGGCGGAGTTCTGTAACATAAACGAGTTCGAGATGAGCCACGGAAACTTTCGTCGAATGCAAGCGGAAGGCTACGAACTCAAAGAAGACCACATGAGCGCCGTCGACAACGACCGCGAGACGATCCTCGAGGTGATGGGCGACCACGAGCGGACCTATTTCTGTACCTCCGTATTCAAAGACGCCGCACAACACCGGCGGCGACTCAAACGAGCCGCACGGAACGTCCGCAGAGAGTTCGACGACATCACCGACGACGGAACGCTGGTCTACGGCAAGACCAAGACCGATCCGTCTCGGTTCGTCGACCTCGGCGTTCCCGAGGAGTTCTACACCGTCAAGACGAACCACGTCGAAGTCGCCTGGTGGCTACTCGAGGAGATGATCGACGAAGGGGATCTCGAGGACGGCGAAATCGTCGAACAGTATCCGACCTACGACGGGCAGGTCGTCGAGCGGACGCCGCTCGCGTAG
- the ahaH gene encoding ATP synthase archaeal subunit H — MPRPEVLERLQSAEHEADDIVAQAEDDRDERIAEARERAEEIRTDAEQQARELKERRLEQAREEIDQECERVLEEGEQEREELAERARDRVDEVTAHVVELFQEDVHAQT, encoded by the coding sequence ATGCCGAGGCCAGAGGTTCTCGAACGACTTCAGTCGGCCGAACACGAGGCCGACGACATCGTCGCACAGGCAGAAGATGACCGCGACGAGCGAATAGCCGAGGCCCGGGAACGCGCCGAGGAGATTCGCACCGACGCTGAACAGCAAGCGCGCGAGCTCAAAGAACGCCGGCTCGAGCAAGCGCGCGAAGAAATAGATCAGGAATGCGAGCGCGTTCTCGAGGAAGGCGAGCAAGAGCGGGAGGAACTCGCCGAGCGCGCCCGCGACCGGGTCGACGAAGTGACAGCCCACGTCGTCGAACTGTTCCAGGAGGACGTCCATGCTCAGACCTGA
- a CDS encoding V-type ATP synthase subunit E — protein MSLDTVVEDIREEAHARAEDIRSQGETRAEEIESAAREDADEIVADAEDEVEREIEQLREQRLSSAKLEAKQKRLEARRDVLTDVRESVEDELTSLEGDTREELTRELLEAATVEFDEDDTVTVYGRESDEELIESILEEYDGYEYDGEYDCLGGVVVESEASRLRVNNTFDSVLEDVWEDNLQEISNRLFEQ, from the coding sequence ATGAGTTTGGACACAGTCGTTGAGGACATCCGAGAAGAGGCTCACGCGCGTGCGGAGGATATCCGCTCACAGGGCGAAACGCGCGCCGAAGAGATCGAGTCAGCCGCCCGCGAAGACGCAGACGAAATCGTCGCCGACGCCGAAGACGAAGTCGAGCGCGAGATCGAGCAGTTGCGCGAACAGCGACTCTCCAGTGCGAAACTGGAGGCGAAACAAAAACGCCTGGAGGCACGCCGCGACGTTCTCACGGACGTACGTGAGTCCGTCGAGGACGAACTCACCTCGCTCGAGGGCGACACCCGCGAGGAACTCACTCGCGAACTCCTCGAGGCCGCGACGGTCGAGTTCGACGAGGACGACACAGTCACCGTCTACGGTCGCGAATCCGACGAGGAACTGATCGAATCGATCCTCGAGGAGTACGACGGCTACGAGTACGACGGCGAATACGACTGTCTCGGCGGTGTCGTCGTCGAGAGCGAGGCGTCCCGACTGCGAGTCAACAACACGTTCGACTCGGTGCTCGAGGACGTCTGGGAAGACAACCTCCAGGAGATCAGTAACCGACTCTTCGAGCAATGA
- a CDS encoding type IV pilin, whose translation MKPNGRPFRQRTEHGWLSTDRTARAVSPLIGILAMIAITVVLAAVLAAGVNALGTGTSPPTASFDLAVDADQSTIELEHAGGDAIDVRELTMNVEIDGVALAAQPPIPFVGAEGFAEAPTGPFNARSDPIWRGGESGRVELASTNEPQLRPGESVTVTLTVDGHRIASLEETAK comes from the coding sequence GTGAAACCGAACGGAAGGCCGTTTCGTCAACGCACCGAACACGGTTGGCTTTCGACCGACCGCACCGCTCGAGCGGTTAGCCCGCTCATCGGAATCCTCGCGATGATCGCCATTACCGTCGTCCTTGCAGCCGTCCTCGCAGCCGGTGTCAACGCACTGGGGACGGGAACGTCACCACCGACGGCTTCGTTCGACCTCGCCGTCGACGCAGATCAATCGACGATCGAACTCGAACACGCGGGCGGAGATGCAATTGACGTTCGCGAACTCACAATGAACGTCGAAATAGACGGCGTTGCACTCGCGGCACAGCCGCCGATTCCGTTCGTCGGCGCAGAAGGGTTCGCCGAGGCGCCGACGGGCCCGTTCAACGCCAGAAGCGACCCAATCTGGCGGGGAGGCGAGTCCGGCCGCGTCGAACTCGCCTCAACGAACGAGCCACAGTTGCGCCCCGGCGAGTCGGTTACCGTGACGCTGACCGTAGACGGCCACCGGATCGCGTCGCTCGAGGAAACAGCGAAGTGA
- a CDS encoding DUF373 family protein, which produces MLLVLCVDLDDDLGRKTGFSTPVIGREPVEEAAVALATEDPEDSDVNVIFQGIHVYDDLAERDESVEVAVVTGNDGSDLEANREVGDEVDTVLASLSTAETVTTLVITDGAQDESVIPIIRSRVPIDGVRRVVVRQAQNLESMYYTIKQVLDDPETRGTVLIPIGILLLIYPLALIGALLDLPGLVLGVTSTLLGLYLISRGLGLGEYLDATVEYGRRSLYAGRTTLLAYVVATALLALGGVSGVDTLEETRASTPIDLGIPMMLAALVYGSIQWIAAAGITTSLGQITDEYIAGRLEWRYLNAPFYVIAISVVLYAVSGFFLDEFGVAMLATALTGGTLLGIVSTLAFAVAESRFSEGSHRADSA; this is translated from the coding sequence ATGCTGTTGGTCCTGTGTGTCGATCTCGACGACGATCTCGGCCGCAAGACCGGCTTTTCGACGCCAGTGATCGGCCGCGAGCCGGTCGAAGAGGCCGCCGTCGCGCTGGCGACCGAGGATCCAGAGGATTCGGACGTCAACGTGATCTTTCAGGGAATTCACGTCTACGACGACCTCGCCGAACGCGACGAAAGCGTCGAAGTCGCCGTAGTGACGGGAAACGACGGCAGCGATCTCGAGGCCAACCGGGAGGTCGGCGACGAGGTCGACACCGTCCTCGCGAGCCTCTCGACCGCAGAGACCGTCACGACGCTGGTCATCACCGACGGCGCACAGGACGAATCGGTCATCCCGATCATCAGATCGCGGGTCCCGATCGACGGCGTTCGGCGGGTCGTCGTCCGGCAGGCACAGAACTTGGAGTCGATGTACTACACGATCAAGCAGGTGCTCGACGATCCCGAAACGCGTGGCACTGTCCTGATTCCGATAGGCATCCTCCTGCTGATCTATCCGCTGGCGTTGATCGGCGCATTGCTCGACCTTCCGGGGCTCGTTCTCGGCGTCACCTCGACGCTGCTCGGACTCTACCTCATCTCGCGCGGACTCGGTCTGGGTGAGTACCTCGACGCGACCGTCGAGTACGGCCGCAGGTCGTTGTACGCCGGCCGAACGACCCTGCTCGCGTACGTCGTCGCGACCGCGTTGCTCGCACTCGGCGGCGTCAGCGGCGTCGATACGCTCGAGGAGACTCGAGCGTCCACACCGATCGATCTCGGGATACCCATGATGCTCGCCGCGTTAGTCTACGGGTCGATCCAGTGGATAGCAGCCGCAGGCATCACGACGAGCCTCGGTCAGATCACCGACGAGTACATCGCCGGCCGCCTCGAGTGGCGATACCTGAACGCGCCGTTTTACGTGATCGCGATCTCCGTCGTCCTCTATGCGGTCAGCGGGTTCTTCCTCGACGAGTTCGGCGTTGCGATGCTCGCGACTGCGCTCACGGGAGGTACGTTGTTGGGCATCGTGAGTACCCTCGCGTTTGCGGTCGCGGAATCGCGGTTCTCGGAGGGGTCACATCGAGCGGATAGTGCCTAG
- a CDS encoding ATP synthase subunit K, giving the protein MIEAPLELGLALNSFAENAVVLQEEAAGGGGPMIERGAAAALGIGLAAIGAGYAERAIGASVVGALAEDSISPGIGILLTVLPETLVIFALVALFVGP; this is encoded by the coding sequence ATGATCGAAGCTCCACTCGAACTTGGACTCGCGCTGAACAGTTTCGCTGAGAACGCGGTCGTGTTGCAGGAAGAAGCCGCAGGCGGTGGCGGTCCGATGATCGAACGAGGCGCAGCGGCGGCCCTCGGTATCGGTCTCGCAGCCATCGGCGCAGGATACGCAGAGCGAGCGATCGGCGCGTCGGTCGTCGGTGCACTCGCCGAGGACTCCATCTCGCCCGGTATCGGAATTCTCCTGACAGTCCTCCCCGAGACGCTCGTGATCTTCGCACTGGTCGCGCTCTTCGTCGGACCTTAA
- a CDS encoding DUF7096 domain-containing protein gives MTKAMPALLALFLVVSLPAMTVAAATPTATERSVEGSYEPVAIQSVEPVAVQDTTNRLTLTDPARNETIEYGQDLGTILALSDDDLRNEYEWDILFDEEFEDVSDRERDEMINASLENVRDRTDELEQREKDAVRAHADGEISTNQLLQILIRNYNDASALEQRTDEIAERSDDVVGYSMDTDVQSDLQSDQERLTVQQGTVRALAASSEQGTGTTGGLPVQIQTSDAGYRLETMVDDTYVVETTRIDNRDIDGYSEYDDQSQAFDRFEELYPWATEDGTTSFSNDNGDPWNLYRAEIPHSQGILTSFLDSNSGEIFHEVQELNVERLPISETTTETDNGLEVTHNETPADGPVKILVHDTETGEPAEGATISIDGTEVGETNSDGSLWYLPSSDEYEVEAESGGETVTLEIS, from the coding sequence ATGACGAAGGCGATGCCAGCCCTCCTCGCGTTGTTTCTCGTCGTCTCCCTTCCGGCGATGACTGTCGCCGCGGCGACACCCACAGCCACAGAAAGGTCGGTCGAAGGGAGCTACGAACCGGTGGCCATCCAATCGGTCGAACCGGTCGCCGTTCAGGACACGACGAACCGTCTGACGCTGACGGACCCAGCGCGCAACGAAACCATCGAGTACGGACAAGACCTCGGCACAATCCTCGCGCTCAGTGACGATGATCTCCGCAACGAGTACGAGTGGGACATCCTCTTCGACGAGGAGTTCGAAGACGTGAGCGACCGAGAACGCGACGAGATGATCAACGCGTCTCTCGAGAACGTTCGCGACCGAACGGACGAACTCGAGCAGCGAGAGAAGGATGCGGTAAGAGCCCACGCTGATGGAGAGATATCGACTAATCAACTACTGCAAATCCTCATACGAAACTACAACGACGCGAGCGCGCTCGAACAGCGAACCGACGAAATAGCCGAACGATCGGACGACGTCGTCGGCTATAGTATGGATACAGATGTCCAGAGCGACCTGCAATCCGATCAAGAACGGCTCACAGTACAGCAGGGGACCGTCCGAGCATTAGCAGCGTCGAGCGAACAGGGAACAGGAACGACCGGCGGATTACCGGTTCAGATCCAGACGTCCGACGCGGGATACCGTCTCGAGACAATGGTCGACGATACGTACGTCGTCGAGACGACTCGGATCGACAACCGTGATATCGACGGCTACAGTGAGTACGACGACCAGAGTCAAGCTTTCGATCGATTCGAGGAGTTGTACCCGTGGGCGACAGAAGATGGAACGACGAGTTTTAGTAACGACAACGGAGATCCTTGGAACTTGTATCGGGCGGAGATCCCACACAGCCAAGGAATCCTCACCTCGTTCCTCGATAGCAACTCCGGGGAAATCTTCCACGAGGTACAGGAACTAAACGTCGAAAGGTTGCCGATATCCGAAACGACGACGGAGACGGACAACGGTCTCGAGGTAACTCACAACGAGACGCCCGCGGACGGCCCGGTCAAAATACTGGTACACGACACTGAAACCGGCGAACCCGCCGAAGGAGCCACCATCTCTATCGACGGGACCGAAGTCGGAGAAACCAACAGCGACGGGTCCCTCTGGTACCTCCCCTCGAGTGACGAATACGAGGTCGAGGCCGAGTCGGGTGGTGAAACCGTCACCCTGGAGATATCGTAG
- a CDS encoding methyltransferase domain-containing protein yields MGILENKARARLFYKYLSTVYDWINPFIWNEEMRTEALDLLEFEEDMTVLDVGCGTGFGTEGLLEEVDHVYALDQSEHQLEKAYGKFGKRNPSVQFHRGDAERLPFATDTFDVVWSSGSIEYWPNPILALREFRRVLKPGGQVLVVGPNYPDRLITQKFADAMMLFYDEYEADRMFKRAGFEDVKHKFMGPSYEPDVAITTIGRAPDR; encoded by the coding sequence ATGGGAATCCTCGAGAACAAAGCCAGGGCCCGGCTCTTTTATAAGTATCTCTCGACAGTCTACGACTGGATCAACCCGTTCATCTGGAACGAAGAGATGCGAACCGAAGCGCTCGACCTCCTCGAGTTCGAGGAGGACATGACGGTACTGGACGTCGGCTGTGGAACCGGGTTCGGGACCGAGGGCCTGCTCGAGGAGGTCGACCACGTCTACGCGCTCGATCAGAGCGAACACCAACTCGAGAAGGCCTACGGCAAGTTCGGCAAACGGAATCCGTCGGTGCAATTTCATCGCGGAGACGCCGAGCGTCTTCCGTTCGCGACGGACACGTTCGACGTCGTCTGGTCGTCGGGTTCGATCGAGTACTGGCCGAACCCGATCCTCGCGCTTCGGGAGTTCCGCCGCGTGTTGAAGCCGGGCGGACAGGTCCTCGTCGTTGGCCCGAACTACCCCGATAGACTCATCACGCAAAAATTCGCCGACGCGATGATGCTCTTTTACGACGAGTACGAGGCGGATCGAATGTTCAAGCGGGCGGGATTCGAGGATGTCAAACACAAGTTCATGGGCCCATCCTACGAACCAGATGTCGCTATCACCACGATCGGTCGGGCTCCCGATCGCTAA
- a CDS encoding V-type ATP synthase subunit I, protein MLRPERMSKVSVTGSRGVMSPVIETIHGLNLVHLSDYDGSWEGFDNGDPIEGAESASEKLVTVRALESTLDLSVDEVDPDPGALKDGWEDRLESIRTRINELDDRRNEINDELRQVNERIDRVAPFATLGIDLDLLSGFNSVDILVGEGSFDEVEAALEAADEIRAYETFTDDGVVAIVAAPSESAGDNPIDDALVGVEFTRHDVPETDQSPEAYVADLESRKAELESQLEEIDAELEEIKQADGDFLLRAEEELSIEVQQAEAPLQFATTEHAFVAEGWLPTEEYDRLVSGLNDVVGDSVEIEELVRADYNDEGYPTRTEAVEHDGTADSDETVAKEEEERETREALADGGSATASGAVTMVDEPPVIQDNVGPAKPFEFLLRLIDRPKYSELDPTIVLLLTFPAFYGFMLGDLGYGLLYTGVGYLLYSQFDQDIVRSLGAIGMWAGGFTMLFGILYGEVFGLHVLGEVLFSDGPPLRKGIQPAFSQFSQAWLLASVFIGLGHLTIGYIFGFINDLEHGVADAYFENGSWALLMIGLWMWIFSVQGEGAKPAFLFETFSSEGPIPIGFDGFPVMEVFSLPEAAPAVLGGLAVGVPMLIALFGFVTMVYGEVRHYGALGIIIGGLESFNVFGDVLSYLRMAAVILAKAGMAFVVNMLFFGVYVVEGDSGAEWHFGTSHAPQYMLEQGTYHGHEVSEVMFGGLLHGGILMAIIGVFVLVLGHVVVLLLGITSAGLQGIRLEYVEFFNRFYEGGGRKFEPFGRERIDDDN, encoded by the coding sequence ATGCTCAGACCTGAACGGATGAGCAAGGTCTCGGTGACCGGCTCGAGGGGCGTCATGTCCCCGGTTATCGAGACGATCCACGGACTAAATCTGGTTCACCTCTCGGACTACGACGGCTCCTGGGAGGGGTTCGACAACGGCGACCCGATTGAGGGAGCCGAGTCCGCCTCCGAAAAGCTCGTCACCGTCCGTGCCCTCGAGAGCACGCTGGATCTCTCAGTCGACGAGGTCGACCCGGATCCGGGAGCGCTCAAGGACGGATGGGAGGACCGACTCGAGTCCATTCGAACGCGAATCAACGAACTCGACGATCGGCGCAACGAGATCAACGACGAACTGCGCCAGGTCAACGAGCGGATCGACCGCGTTGCACCCTTCGCCACGCTCGGAATCGATCTCGACTTGCTGTCGGGCTTTAACTCGGTCGACATCCTCGTCGGCGAAGGATCGTTCGACGAAGTCGAGGCGGCCCTCGAGGCGGCCGACGAGATTCGGGCCTACGAGACGTTCACCGACGACGGCGTCGTTGCAATCGTCGCCGCACCTTCCGAATCAGCCGGCGACAACCCGATCGACGACGCGCTCGTCGGCGTCGAGTTCACCCGTCACGACGTTCCCGAGACCGACCAGAGTCCCGAGGCGTACGTGGCAGACCTCGAGTCCCGAAAAGCCGAACTCGAGTCCCAACTCGAGGAGATCGACGCCGAACTCGAGGAGATCAAACAGGCAGACGGTGACTTTCTCCTGCGAGCCGAAGAGGAACTGTCGATCGAAGTACAACAGGCGGAAGCGCCGCTGCAGTTCGCGACGACCGAGCACGCGTTCGTCGCGGAAGGCTGGCTTCCGACCGAGGAGTACGACCGACTCGTTTCCGGCCTGAACGATGTCGTCGGCGACAGCGTCGAAATCGAGGAACTCGTTCGAGCCGACTACAACGACGAGGGATATCCGACGCGAACGGAAGCCGTCGAACACGACGGCACTGCGGACTCGGACGAAACGGTCGCCAAAGAGGAAGAAGAGCGCGAAACTCGAGAGGCGCTTGCCGACGGCGGGTCGGCGACGGCGAGCGGTGCGGTGACGATGGTGGACGAACCACCGGTCATCCAGGACAACGTCGGTCCTGCAAAGCCGTTCGAGTTCTTGCTCCGACTGATCGACCGGCCAAAGTACAGCGAACTCGATCCGACCATCGTGTTGCTGTTGACGTTCCCGGCGTTCTACGGGTTCATGCTCGGCGACCTCGGGTACGGACTGTTGTATACCGGCGTCGGCTACCTGCTGTACAGTCAGTTCGACCAAGACATCGTTCGGAGTCTCGGTGCGATCGGCATGTGGGCCGGCGGCTTCACGATGTTGTTCGGGATTCTGTACGGCGAAGTGTTCGGGCTGCACGTTCTCGGCGAAGTCCTGTTTAGCGACGGCCCACCGTTGCGAAAGGGAATCCAGCCCGCGTTCTCCCAGTTTAGCCAGGCGTGGTTGCTGGCGAGCGTCTTCATCGGACTGGGCCACCTTACCATCGGGTACATCTTCGGCTTTATCAACGACCTCGAACACGGCGTCGCAGATGCCTACTTCGAGAACGGCTCGTGGGCGCTGCTCATGATCGGCCTCTGGATGTGGATCTTCAGTGTCCAGGGCGAGGGAGCGAAGCCTGCGTTCCTCTTCGAGACGTTCAGTAGCGAGGGGCCGATCCCGATCGGCTTCGACGGCTTCCCGGTCATGGAAGTGTTCTCGCTGCCCGAGGCCGCCCCGGCAGTTTTGGGTGGCCTTGCGGTCGGCGTCCCGATGCTGATCGCACTGTTCGGCTTCGTGACGATGGTCTACGGCGAGGTCAGACACTACGGTGCCCTCGGGATCATCATCGGTGGCCTCGAGAGTTTCAACGTCTTCGGTGACGTGCTCTCGTACCTCCGGATGGCGGCGGTCATCCTCGCGAAAGCAGGGATGGCGTTCGTCGTCAACATGCTGTTCTTCGGGGTCTACGTCGTCGAGGGCGATTCGGGTGCTGAATGGCACTTCGGGACCAGCCACGCACCCCAGTACATGCTCGAGCAGGGCACCTACCACGGACACGAAGTGAGCGAAGTCATGTTCGGCGGTCTGCTCCACGGCGGCATCCTGATGGCGATCATCGGCGTGTTCGTCCTCGTACTCGGTCACGTCGTCGTCCTGTTGCTCGGCATCACCAGCGCTGGCCTTCAGGGAATTCGTCTCGAGTACGTCGAGTTCTTCAATCGGTTCTACGAAGGCGGTGGACGAAAGTTCGAACCGTTCGGTCGTGAACGGATCGACGACGACAACTGA